The proteins below are encoded in one region of Vogesella indigofera:
- a CDS encoding rhodanese-like domain-containing protein, translating to MPENQTPLNPSAVSTADAALLLSTARERAQAAGLAYAGCLYPQEAWSLVEAGVARLVDVRTVEERKFVGHVPGSLHVAWQSGTALLRNPRFLRELEGKAGGKDAVIVLLCRSGKRSAAAAEAATRAGFSQVFNVLEGFEGDLDEQNRRGDVGGWRHHRLPWQQD from the coding sequence ATGCCAGAGAACCAAACACCCCTTAACCCCTCCGCTGTCAGCACGGCGGATGCCGCGCTGTTGCTGAGCACCGCCCGTGAACGGGCGCAGGCCGCCGGCCTCGCCTACGCCGGCTGCCTGTACCCGCAGGAAGCGTGGTCGCTGGTCGAGGCTGGCGTCGCACGGCTGGTCGACGTGCGCACCGTGGAAGAGCGCAAGTTTGTCGGCCACGTGCCCGGCTCGCTGCACGTGGCGTGGCAAAGCGGCACCGCGCTGCTCAGGAACCCGCGCTTCCTGCGCGAGCTGGAAGGCAAGGCCGGCGGCAAGGATGCGGTGATCGTGCTGCTGTGCCGCAGCGGCAAGCGCTCCGCCGCCGCCGCCGAGGCGGCCACCCGCGCCGGCTTCAGCCAGGTATTCAACGTGCTGGAAGGCTTCGAAGGCGATCTGGACGAGCAGAACCGCCGTGGCGACGTCGGCGGCTGGCGCCATCACCGCCTGCCGTGGCAGCAAGACTAG
- a CDS encoding MetQ/NlpA family ABC transporter substrate-binding protein, with protein MMTRLTKLALAFSLAGFTFAAQAQNVKLTVAASPVPHAELLEALKPTLAKQGVDLDVKVFNDYVLPNTQVQEKQLDANFFQHIPYLDKFNKDRGTNLVVASKPVHIEPFAAYSLKVKRVAELKDGATVAIPNDPTNAGRALLLLDQGGVIKLKNRSNIYPTTRDIAANPKHLKIKELEAATLPRVLNQVDLALINANYALEAKLNPKKDGLFTETTSPYANLLVARPDNKDSAAVKKLAAALNSPEAKRFIESKYQGAVVPAF; from the coding sequence ATGATGACTCGCCTGACCAAACTTGCCCTTGCTTTCAGCCTTGCCGGTTTCACCTTTGCCGCCCAGGCGCAGAACGTGAAGCTGACCGTGGCCGCCTCGCCGGTGCCGCACGCCGAGCTGCTGGAGGCACTGAAGCCGACCCTCGCCAAACAGGGCGTGGATCTGGACGTAAAAGTGTTCAACGACTACGTGCTGCCCAACACCCAGGTGCAGGAAAAGCAGCTGGACGCCAACTTCTTCCAGCACATTCCGTATCTGGACAAGTTCAACAAGGACCGCGGCACCAATCTGGTGGTGGCCAGCAAGCCGGTGCACATCGAGCCGTTTGCCGCCTACTCGCTGAAGGTGAAGCGGGTGGCCGAGCTGAAGGACGGCGCCACGGTGGCGATTCCCAATGACCCGACCAACGCCGGCCGCGCCTTGCTGCTGCTGGACCAGGGCGGCGTGATCAAGCTGAAAAACCGCAGCAACATCTACCCGACCACCCGCGACATTGCGGCCAACCCCAAGCATCTGAAGATCAAGGAACTGGAAGCCGCCACCCTGCCGCGGGTGCTGAACCAGGTGGACCTGGCGCTGATCAACGCCAACTACGCGCTGGAAGCCAAGCTCAATCCGAAGAAGGACGGCCTGTTCACCGAGACCACCTCGCCGTACGCCAACCTGCTGGTGGCGCGTCCGGACAACAAGGACAGCGCCGCGGTGAAGAAGCTGGCGGCCGCGCTGAACAGCCCGGAAGCGAAGCGCTTCATTGAAAGCAAGTACCAGGGCGCGGTCGTGCCGGCGTTCTGA
- a CDS encoding MetQ/NlpA family ABC transporter substrate-binding protein: MKHRSLLSATAVALLFAVSAHAEVLTIGAEAVPHAEILDQVKARLARDGVELKVRVFTNGLQENFAVANKEIDANYFQHQPFLDGFNKSKGTALVTVAAIHVEPFGAYSRKYRKLAELPDGAVVGIPNDPSNAARALLLLQKQGLITLKDPGNILATARDVIANPKKLQLKELEAATLPRLLTQLDLALINTNYALQAGLKPTQDALFIEDKRSPYANILVSRADNRQSPALKKLVAALTTPEVRQFIEQKYQGAVVPVF, encoded by the coding sequence ATGAAACACCGTTCGCTGTTGTCCGCCACCGCCGTGGCGCTGCTGTTTGCCGTGTCGGCCCACGCCGAGGTGCTCACCATCGGTGCCGAGGCGGTGCCGCACGCCGAGATTCTCGACCAGGTCAAGGCCCGGCTGGCCAGGGATGGCGTGGAGCTGAAAGTCCGCGTCTTCACCAACGGCCTGCAGGAAAACTTCGCCGTCGCCAACAAGGAGATCGACGCCAACTACTTCCAGCACCAGCCCTTCCTCGACGGCTTCAACAAGAGCAAGGGCACGGCGCTGGTGACGGTGGCGGCGATCCATGTCGAGCCGTTCGGCGCCTACTCGCGCAAGTACCGCAAGCTGGCCGAGCTGCCGGATGGCGCGGTGGTCGGCATCCCCAATGATCCGTCCAATGCCGCGCGTGCCTTGTTGCTGCTGCAGAAGCAGGGCCTGATCACGCTGAAGGACCCCGGCAATATCCTGGCCACCGCCCGCGACGTGATTGCCAACCCGAAAAAACTGCAGCTGAAGGAGCTGGAGGCGGCAACATTGCCGCGGCTGCTGACGCAGCTGGATCTGGCGCTGATCAATACCAACTACGCGCTGCAGGCCGGGCTGAAGCCGACGCAAGACGCGCTGTTCATCGAGGACAAGCGCTCGCCGTACGCCAACATTCTGGTGTCGCGCGCCGACAACCGGCAAAGCCCGGCGCTGAAGAAACTGGTCGCCGCACTGACCACGCCGGAGGTGCGGCAGTTCATCGAGCAGAAATACCAGGGCGCGGTGGTGCCGGTGTTCTGA
- a CDS encoding family 2A encapsulin nanocompartment shell protein produces the protein MAEHQDAQLALGDNAARQLANATKTVPQLSTISPRWLVHLLQWTPVEAGIFRLNRVKNAGNMRVACSQRDEAELPQTFVDYEDQPRELFLNAVTTVLDVHTRVSDLYSSPHDQIKEQLRLTIETIKERQESELINNPEYGLLANVDDTQRISTLTGAPTPDDFDELLTKVWKEPGFFLAHPLAIAAFGRECTRRGVPPPTVSLFGSQFITWRGVPIIPSDKLPIDEHGKTKILLLRVGDKRQGVVGLYQPGVAGEQSPGLSVRFMGINRNAIASYLISLYCSLAVLTEDALAVLEDVEIGKYHDYPDTYK, from the coding sequence ATGGCCGAACATCAGGATGCCCAACTGGCACTGGGCGACAACGCCGCCCGCCAGCTGGCGAACGCCACCAAGACCGTCCCGCAACTGTCCACCATCAGCCCGCGCTGGCTGGTGCACCTGCTGCAGTGGACCCCGGTCGAGGCCGGCATCTTCCGCCTCAACCGCGTGAAAAACGCCGGCAATATGCGCGTCGCGTGCTCGCAGCGCGACGAAGCCGAGCTGCCGCAAACCTTCGTCGACTACGAAGACCAGCCGCGCGAGCTGTTCCTCAATGCCGTCACCACGGTGCTGGACGTGCACACCCGCGTCTCCGACCTGTACAGCAGTCCGCACGACCAGATCAAGGAACAGCTGCGCCTGACCATCGAGACCATCAAGGAGCGCCAGGAATCCGAGCTGATCAACAACCCGGAATACGGCCTATTGGCCAATGTCGACGACACGCAGCGCATCAGCACCCTCACCGGCGCGCCGACGCCGGACGACTTTGACGAGCTGCTGACCAAGGTCTGGAAAGAGCCGGGCTTCTTCCTCGCCCACCCGCTGGCCATCGCCGCCTTCGGCCGCGAGTGCACCCGCCGCGGCGTGCCGCCACCGACCGTCAGCCTGTTCGGCTCGCAGTTCATCACCTGGCGCGGCGTGCCCATTATCCCGTCGGACAAGCTGCCGATCGACGAACACGGCAAGACCAAGATCCTGCTCTTGCGCGTCGGCGACAAGCGCCAGGGCGTGGTCGGCCTGTATCAGCCGGGCGTGGCCGGCGAACAAAGCCCGGGGCTGTCGGTGCGCTTCATGGGCATCAACCGCAACGCCATCGCCTCCTACCTGATTTCGCTGTATTGCTCGCTGGCGGTGCTGACCGAAGACGCACTGGCGGTGCTCGAAGACGTGGAGATTGGCAAGTACCATGACTATCCAGACACTTACAAGTAA
- a CDS encoding trans-sulfuration enzyme family protein, translating to MTTDFHTLSVTAGLHDDPFGAVIPPIYATSTYRQQAPGEHSGYEYSRSQNPTREALERAIAELEGGGRGYAFGSGLAAIATVLDLLPAGSHIVAIDDLYGGSVRLFDRVRSQSAGLSISYVPSDDPAALEAAIQPNTRMLWVETPSNPLNRLADLAQLADIARRHQLLAVADNTFASPVIQQPLGYGFDIVLHSATKYLNGHSDVIAGVAVVSKDRPQLAEQLAFLHNATGAILDPFSSFLVLRGIRTLALRVEQHSRNAQAIAQWLEQHPRVTRVLYPGLKSHPQHALARQQMRHFGGIVSFYLDGGAAEVKAVLGKSRLFTLAESLGGVESLVCVPVAMTHASVPAERRALLGISDNLIRLSVGIESAEALIADLAQALA from the coding sequence ATGACGACCGATTTCCACACCCTGTCCGTGACCGCCGGACTGCACGATGACCCGTTCGGCGCGGTGATCCCGCCGATTTACGCCACCTCCACCTACCGCCAGCAGGCGCCGGGCGAGCACAGCGGCTACGAATACTCGCGCAGCCAGAATCCGACGCGCGAGGCGCTGGAGCGCGCCATCGCCGAGCTGGAAGGCGGCGGGCGCGGCTACGCCTTCGGCTCCGGCCTCGCCGCCATCGCCACCGTGCTCGACCTGCTGCCGGCCGGCAGCCACATCGTCGCCATCGACGACCTGTACGGCGGCTCGGTGCGGCTGTTCGACCGCGTGCGCAGCCAGTCGGCCGGGCTGTCCATCAGCTATGTGCCGTCCGACGACCCGGCGGCGCTGGAGGCGGCGATCCAGCCCAATACCCGCATGCTGTGGGTGGAAACGCCGTCCAACCCGCTGAACCGGCTGGCCGATCTGGCGCAGCTGGCCGACATCGCCCGTCGCCACCAGCTGCTGGCGGTGGCCGACAACACCTTTGCCTCGCCGGTGATCCAGCAGCCGCTGGGCTACGGTTTCGACATCGTGCTGCACTCGGCCACCAAGTACCTGAACGGCCACTCCGACGTGATCGCCGGGGTGGCGGTGGTGTCCAAAGACCGGCCGCAGCTGGCCGAGCAACTGGCCTTCCTGCACAACGCCACCGGCGCCATTCTGGACCCGTTTTCCAGCTTCCTGGTGCTGCGCGGCATCCGCACCCTGGCCTTGCGCGTCGAGCAGCACAGCCGCAATGCGCAGGCCATCGCGCAGTGGCTGGAACAGCACCCGCGCGTGACACGGGTGCTGTATCCGGGGCTGAAGAGCCATCCGCAGCACGCGCTGGCGCGACAACAGATGCGCCACTTCGGCGGCATCGTGTCTTTCTATCTCGACGGCGGCGCGGCGGAGGTGAAGGCGGTGCTGGGCAAGAGCCGGCTGTTCACGCTGGCGGAGAGCCTGGGCGGGGTGGAGAGTCTGGTGTGCGTACCGGTGGCGATGACGCACGCCTCTGTGCCGGCCGAACGCCGCGCGCTGCTGGGCATCAGCGACAACCTGATCCGCTTGTCGGTCGGCATCGAGTCGGCCGAGGCGCTGATCGCTGATCTGGCGCAGGCGCTGGCGTAG
- a CDS encoding isopenicillin N synthase family dioxygenase: protein MSQSPSLNLPLLTLSDLDGSPARRAAFLRDLRAAARDVGFFYLNGHGIAEEQAARVLATARDFFALPQEDKRAVDMVQSPHFRGYTAAGHEITRQRPDWREQFDIGAERPPLAAAKVVPVWTRLQGPNQWPAALPALRPALLAWQAEVTAVSIRLLRAFAEALQQPADSFDDAFLAAPIQHLKIIRYPGQEQTPSDQGVGAHKDSGFLTLLLQDREAGLQVETASGWVDAPPVAGTFIVNIGEALELASNGYLRATVHRVLSPAAGRERLSVAFFLGPRLDATVPLLPLTPELAREAPGPATDPANPLFYETGFNMLKGRLRSHPEVARRHYADVLAASA, encoded by the coding sequence ATGTCGCAATCCCCGTCACTCAATCTGCCCTTGCTCACGCTGAGCGATCTGGACGGCAGTCCCGCCCGGCGTGCCGCCTTCCTGCGCGACCTGCGTGCCGCGGCACGCGATGTCGGTTTTTTCTACCTGAACGGTCACGGCATCGCCGAGGAACAGGCGGCGCGGGTGCTGGCCACGGCGCGTGATTTCTTCGCCCTGCCGCAGGAGGACAAGCGCGCGGTGGACATGGTGCAGTCGCCGCATTTTCGCGGTTACACCGCTGCCGGCCACGAGATCACCCGCCAGCGGCCGGACTGGCGCGAGCAGTTCGACATCGGTGCCGAGCGCCCGCCGCTGGCCGCGGCCAAGGTGGTGCCGGTGTGGACGCGTCTGCAGGGGCCGAACCAGTGGCCGGCGGCGCTGCCGGCACTGCGCCCGGCCTTGCTGGCGTGGCAGGCGGAAGTGACCGCGGTGTCGATCCGCCTGCTGCGTGCCTTTGCCGAGGCGCTGCAGCAACCGGCCGACAGTTTTGACGACGCCTTTCTCGCGGCGCCGATCCAGCACCTGAAAATCATCCGCTACCCCGGCCAGGAGCAGACACCGAGCGATCAGGGTGTCGGCGCGCACAAGGACAGCGGTTTCCTGACCCTGCTGCTGCAGGACCGCGAAGCCGGGCTGCAGGTGGAGACCGCCAGCGGCTGGGTTGATGCGCCGCCGGTGGCCGGCACCTTCATCGTCAATATCGGCGAAGCGCTGGAGCTGGCCTCCAACGGCTATCTGCGCGCCACCGTGCACCGCGTGCTCAGCCCGGCGGCGGGGCGCGAGCGGCTGTCGGTGGCGTTTTTCCTCGGCCCGCGACTGGATGCCACGGTGCCGCTGCTGCCGCTGACGCCGGAGCTGGCGCGCGAGGCGCCCGGCCCGGCGACCGATCCGGCTAACCCGCTGTTCTACGAAACCGGTTTCAACATGCTCAAGGGCCGCCTGCGCTCGCACCCGGAGGTGGCGCGCCGCCACTACGCCGACGTGCTGGCCGCCAGCGCCTGA
- a CDS encoding DUF2325 domain-containing protein: MRAMIIGGDKVETTRRALQASGYADVLHWSGRKSSDLKREFPSRVAHMVIILDYVNHNLAKRMRLIARERRISVAYVGRK, from the coding sequence ATGCGGGCGATGATAATCGGCGGTGACAAGGTGGAAACCACGCGGCGGGCGCTGCAGGCCTCGGGCTATGCGGACGTGCTGCACTGGAGCGGGCGCAAGAGCAGCGACCTGAAGCGGGAGTTTCCGTCCCGCGTGGCGCACATGGTGATCATCCTGGACTACGTCAATCACAATCTGGCGAAACGGATGCGCCTGATTGCACGCGAGCGGCGGATCAGCGTCGCCTATGTTGGCCGCAAGTGA
- the epsC gene encoding serine O-acetyltransferase EpsC, which translates to MNDRAKSWLNLASHQQSWGIESIVRELRSARQAWRQAHGRTRELGGREFPARDALRDIANALCGVLFPMRLGPPELSESSEDFYVGHTLAQALDALVRQLQLELSYSARLQGLSDSRSETQAVAIARGLATALPALRRVLDADVHAAYLGDPAARSVDEVLLCYPGITAIIYHRLAHHLYRAGVPLVARILAEIAHSETGIDIHPGAQIGKGFFIDHGTGVVIGETAVIGERVRLYQAVTLGAKRFNSDADGKLEKGQPRHPIVEDDVVIYAGATLLGRITIGQGATIGGNVWLTRDVLPGSHITQANSQNITGTQHLR; encoded by the coding sequence ATGAATGATCGTGCCAAAAGCTGGCTGAACCTCGCCAGTCATCAACAGAGCTGGGGCATCGAGAGCATCGTGCGCGAGCTGCGCAGCGCACGCCAGGCCTGGCGCCAGGCCCACGGCCGCACCCGCGAGCTGGGCGGGCGCGAGTTTCCGGCGCGCGATGCGCTGCGCGACATCGCCAATGCGCTGTGCGGCGTGCTGTTTCCGATGCGGCTGGGGCCGCCAGAGCTGAGCGAGAGCAGCGAAGACTTTTACGTCGGCCACACCCTGGCGCAGGCACTGGACGCGCTGGTCAGGCAACTGCAGCTGGAGCTGAGCTACTCGGCACGGCTGCAGGGGCTGAGTGATAGCCGCAGCGAAACGCAGGCGGTGGCGATTGCCAGGGGCCTGGCCACCGCGCTGCCCGCACTGCGCCGCGTGCTGGATGCAGACGTGCACGCCGCCTACCTCGGCGATCCGGCGGCACGCAGTGTGGACGAGGTGCTGCTGTGCTACCCCGGCATCACCGCCATCATCTATCACCGCCTGGCGCACCACCTATACCGCGCCGGCGTGCCGCTGGTGGCGCGCATTCTCGCCGAAATCGCGCACTCGGAAACCGGCATCGACATCCACCCCGGCGCACAGATCGGCAAGGGCTTTTTCATCGACCACGGCACCGGCGTGGTGATCGGCGAAACCGCCGTCATCGGCGAGCGGGTACGGCTGTACCAGGCGGTAACGCTGGGCGCCAAGCGCTTTAACAGCGACGCCGACGGCAAGCTGGAAAAAGGCCAGCCGCGCCACCCGATCGTGGAAGACGACGTGGTGATCTACGCCGGCGCCACCCTGCTGGGACGCATCACCATCGGCCAGGGCGCCACCATCGGCGGCAATGTCTGGCTCACCCGCGACGTGCTGCCCGGCAGCCACATTACCCAGGCCAACAGCCAGAACATTACCGGCACGCAGCATCTGCGCTAG
- a CDS encoding methionine ABC transporter permease gives MADFDWNLLLSVDWPEIGAATLDTLTMLGASLLATVALGLPLGVLLYVTAPGQLRARPRLYAVLSFLVNVLRSLPFVILLIVLIPLTLLLVGTSIGVAGAIVPLVVGAVPFFGRLVENVLREVDRGVIEASQAMGARLPQIVLKVLLPEALPGLIGAATVTSVALVGYTAMSGVIGGGGLGDLAVRYGYQRFQTEVMVVTVALLLVLVQLLQSAGDRLVRRCRFD, from the coding sequence ATGGCGGATTTTGACTGGAACCTGTTGCTGAGCGTGGACTGGCCGGAGATCGGCGCCGCCACGCTGGATACGCTGACCATGCTGGGGGCGTCGCTGCTGGCCACGGTGGCGCTGGGGCTGCCGCTGGGCGTGCTGCTGTACGTCACCGCCCCCGGCCAGCTGCGCGCGCGGCCGCGGCTGTACGCGGTGTTGTCCTTCCTGGTGAACGTGCTGCGCTCGCTGCCGTTCGTGATTCTGCTGATCGTGCTGATTCCGCTGACGCTGCTGCTGGTCGGCACCTCTATCGGCGTCGCCGGCGCCATCGTGCCGTTGGTGGTGGGCGCGGTGCCATTCTTCGGCCGGCTGGTGGAAAACGTGCTGCGCGAGGTCGATCGCGGCGTGATCGAGGCCAGCCAGGCCATGGGTGCGCGCCTGCCGCAGATCGTGCTCAAGGTGCTGCTGCCGGAGGCGCTGCCCGGCCTGATCGGCGCGGCGACGGTGACCTCAGTGGCGCTGGTCGGCTACACCGCGATGTCCGGCGTCATCGGCGGCGGCGGGCTGGGCGACCTCGCGGTGCGCTACGGTTACCAGCGCTTCCAGACCGAGGTGATGGTCGTCACCGTGGCGCTGCTGCTGGTGCTGGTACAGCTGCTGCAATCCGCCGGTGACCGCCTGGTGCGCCGTTGCCGCTTTGACTGA
- a CDS encoding cystathionine beta-synthase — MTVSSPVLAAAAPSVAPPRSSLPPRSRGVLEMIGNTPLLRVRHLDTGPCELYLKLENQNPAGSIKDRVALSMIEAAEHDGRLAPGGTIIEATAGNTGLGLALVASQKGYRLILVVPDKMSREKVLHLQALGAQVILTRSDVGKGDPDYYQDRAARLAATIPGAFYIDQFNNAANPLAHETGTGPEIWAQLDGKVDAVVVGVGSSGTLSGLTRFFARVSPHTEFVLADPQGSILADHIEHGHHGVAGSWLVEGIGEDFIPPLADFSKVGRSYRVSDRQSFDSARELLRHEGILGGSSTGTLLAAALQYCRAQTTPKRVVTFVCDSGNKYLSKMYNDFWLFDQGLHQPPQVGNITDLIARRHDHGHSVVCHPDEPLTVVYQRMRLHDVSQLPVIDGERVIGLIDEWDLLMSVHGEPENFHQPVFTAMSSNVETISPRASLQDLLLVFNNGHIAVVIERERYLGLITQSDLLTYWRQRVGAA; from the coding sequence ATGACTGTCTCTTCCCCGGTGCTGGCCGCCGCCGCACCGTCCGTGGCGCCGCCACGCAGTAGCCTGCCGCCGCGCAGCCGTGGCGTGCTGGAAATGATCGGCAACACCCCGCTGCTGCGGGTGCGCCATCTCGATACCGGCCCCTGCGAGCTGTACCTGAAGCTGGAAAACCAGAACCCGGCCGGCTCGATCAAGGACCGCGTCGCGCTGTCGATGATCGAAGCCGCCGAACACGACGGCAGGCTGGCGCCCGGCGGCACCATCATCGAAGCCACCGCCGGCAATACCGGCCTGGGCCTCGCGCTGGTCGCCTCGCAGAAGGGCTACCGCCTGATCCTGGTGGTGCCGGACAAGATGAGCCGCGAAAAGGTGCTGCACCTGCAGGCGCTAGGCGCGCAGGTGATCCTGACCCGTTCCGATGTCGGCAAGGGCGATCCGGACTACTACCAGGACCGCGCCGCGCGGCTGGCCGCCACCATCCCCGGCGCCTTCTACATCGACCAGTTCAACAACGCCGCCAACCCGCTGGCGCACGAAACCGGCACCGGGCCGGAAATCTGGGCGCAGCTGGACGGCAAGGTGGATGCGGTGGTGGTCGGCGTCGGCTCCAGCGGCACGCTCAGCGGGCTGACGCGTTTTTTTGCGCGGGTGTCGCCGCACACCGAGTTCGTGCTCGCCGATCCGCAAGGCTCCATCCTGGCCGACCACATCGAACACGGCCATCACGGCGTCGCCGGCAGCTGGCTGGTGGAGGGCATCGGCGAGGACTTCATCCCGCCGCTGGCCGACTTCAGCAAGGTTGGCCGCAGCTACCGCGTCAGCGACCGGCAAAGCTTTGACAGCGCGCGCGAGCTGCTGCGCCACGAGGGCATCCTCGGCGGCTCCTCCACTGGCACGCTGCTGGCCGCCGCGCTGCAGTACTGCCGCGCACAGACCACGCCGAAGCGGGTGGTGACCTTCGTCTGCGACAGCGGCAACAAGTACCTGTCCAAGATGTACAACGACTTCTGGCTGTTCGACCAAGGCCTGCACCAGCCGCCGCAGGTGGGCAACATCACCGACCTGATCGCGCGCCGCCACGATCACGGCCACAGCGTGGTGTGCCACCCGGACGAACCGCTGACCGTGGTCTACCAGCGCATGCGGCTGCACGATGTGTCGCAGCTGCCGGTGATCGACGGCGAACGGGTGATCGGCCTGATCGACGAGTGGGACCTACTGATGTCGGTGCACGGCGAGCCGGAGAACTTCCACCAACCGGTGTTCACCGCGATGAGCAGCAATGTCGAGACCATCTCGCCGCGCGCCTCGCTGCAGGACCTGCTGCTGGTGTTCAACAACGGCCATATCGCGGTGGTGATCGAGCGCGAGCGCTACCTGGGCCTGATCACGCAGAGCGACCTGCTCACCTACTGGCGCCAGCGCGTCGGCGCCGCCTGA
- a CDS encoding NIL domain-containing protein → MLKLTFVGEPALQPVLDKVGRETGLRVNLLSGTLSEIKATPFGQLLAGVVASDVAVSALPDIFAREGVRCEVL, encoded by the coding sequence GTGCTGAAGCTGACCTTTGTCGGCGAGCCGGCGCTGCAGCCGGTGCTGGACAAGGTTGGCCGCGAGACCGGCCTGCGCGTCAACCTGCTGTCCGGCACGCTGTCGGAAATCAAGGCCACGCCGTTCGGCCAGCTGCTGGCCGGTGTGGTGGCCAGCGATGTCGCGGTGTCGGCATTGCCGGACATTTTTGCCCGCGAGGGCGTGCGTTGCGAGGTGCTGTGA